The following proteins come from a genomic window of Pseudomonas putida:
- the erpA gene encoding iron-sulfur cluster insertion protein ErpA — protein MSVETFTPTGLEFTHGAAQKVKNLVNEEGNERLKLRVFVTGGGCSGFQYGFTFDEDVAEDDTIVEREGVSLVVDPMSFQYLAGAEVDYQEGLEGSRFVIKNPNAATTCGCGSSFSI, from the coding sequence ATGAGTGTCGAAACCTTCACCCCTACCGGCCTGGAGTTCACCCATGGGGCAGCCCAGAAGGTGAAAAACCTGGTCAATGAGGAAGGCAATGAACGTCTGAAACTGCGGGTGTTCGTGACCGGTGGTGGTTGCTCGGGCTTCCAGTATGGCTTTACGTTTGATGAGGATGTGGCCGAAGATGACACCATCGTCGAGCGCGAGGGCGTTTCCCTGGTGGTCGACCCGATGAGCTTCCAGTACCTGGCCGGCGCCGAAGTGGACTACCAGGAAGGCCTGGAAGGCTCGCGTTTCGTGATCAAGAATCCGAATGCCGCCACCACCTGTGGTTGCGGCTCGTCGTTCTCGATCTAA